GACCTGCACTACCAGAAGACCGACGGCACCTCCGGCGGCTTCTACGCGAACGACTGGCGACCGAAGCCGGACATCCAGGGCGAGGGCCAGTGCACCTTCACGGTGCCCATCCGTCCGGTGGAGAACCTGGCCACCGTCACACTGATCCTCTTCACCGCGCCGGGAGGTGAGTGGGCCAAACAGACCCGCCTGGTCACCTCCTCTCCTCTGCCGGTCGTTGATACAGACCCCGGCTACACGATCTGGTCGAAGCAGGTGCGCTGGAACAAGAGCTGGATCGCCTTCGACTGGACCAGCCTCCAGAAGCCACTGACCGAAGGCGACAAGCTGCAAGTCACCCTCGAGTACTACCTCGATCCGGCCGACCACTACAAGCAGACGACGCTGAACCTGGAGGCCCTGGGACCCCGTGTGCCCAAGCCGGGAGTGCCGGAGCCGATCAGCTTCGCCAACACCCAGCATCTGTGGTATGGCGCGCAGAAGGCCGTCATCCAGCCTGGACGCGGTAGCCACACCTTCACCCTCACGATCCCCAAGACGCAGCCGCAGAACTCCCTCCTGATGCTGGCGCTCTTCAACGAGTCCCGCGGGAAGCGCTGGCCCTGGGATGTGCGGGCCTCGGTCGGATACCAGCGCAAGGGCGGCTTCTTCGAACTGGAGACGACAAAGCCCGCCAACCTCTTCACCTATGACGAGTCGGTCCGCATCCTGGCCAGGCTCAAGCAGGCGGCCACGCCCGGTACGAGCAGGGTTCTGCGCTACACCGTCCATGACGCAGAGCGCAATCAGGTCGCCAGTGGCGAGGTTCCCTTCACCGTCGAGCGTGAGGGTCAGACCATCCCCGTTGACGTGCAGCTCACCCGGCGCGGCACCTTCCTGTTCCACGCTGAGGTCGACGGCTGGGAGTCCCGCGAGACCACCTTCTGCCGCATCCCCGACGTGATGAAGCTGACCGGTGGTGCGCCCACGCCCTTCGGAATGACGGTGCACTGCGCTCCGTCGCTGGAGCCTCGCACCCGACGCACCTTCGAGGCAGCCCGTCTCCTGGGCCTCACCAACTGCCGCTCCTTCACCGAGTGGACTACGCTTCAGCCCGGCCCGGATACCTACGCCTTCCCCTACTGGGAAAGCTTCTTCAACACGGTCCAGGAGCTTGGGATCGACACCACGCTGTGCATCTACAACCCACCAGCCTGGGTGATGCCGCAAGGCCAGATGATCGGCTACCGCATGTTCGACTGTGACCTGCCGGCCTTCGGCAAGATGGTCAAGACGGTCAGCGAGCGCTACAAGGGCAAGTTCGGCGGCTGGGAGTGGCTCAACGAGATCTGCCCCGGCGGTACGGCGGACTCCGTCGGCGACTATGTCAAGCTTTGCCGCGCGGGAGTCGAGGCGGCTCGCAGTGTAGACCCGAAACTGCGCTCCGTGATGGCCGGTGGACTGTGGCCACGCAACTTCCGCCTCGACGTGCTCAACGCCGGTGCGGGCAAGTACATCGACACGCTGCCGATCCACTACGGGAACGGCAGCGGCATCCAGGAGGCCCGCGACGACCTGACCTCCTTCGGCCTCGATCAGGTCGCCGTCTGGGACAACGAGTCCGCGGGCGAGATGATCCAGTGGGACAAGCCCGGACTTGACGTGGTCTCCGAGACCACCAAGTCGAACTGGGTGCTGAACCAGTGGACCGATGAGCTCTGCGCCGGGGCGCAGAAGCTGATCTACTTCGGCGGCCAGGGGAATGCCATCGGCGACTTCGACTACCTCCTCGCCGACCACTCCCCGCTGCCGGTCGCTGCGACGCTGGCCGTGTTCTCCAGCAAGCTGTGGGACGCCAAGCCCCTCGGCCTGTTCACCTCGGAAGGCAAGGCTGGAGTGTTCCACGTCTTCGAGCACCAGGGCAAGCCGGTGATCGTGGCCTCCACTAACGAACCTGCCGGGGAGGAAGTCGCCCTCGCTGTCGGAACGCCGGAAGTGGTGCTCACCGACCACCAGGGCAACGAGACCCGCATCGCCACTCGCGACGGAGTTGCAGCACTGCCCCTCAAGCCCCTGCGCTGCTTTGTCGAGGGCGCGGATCTGGACGTCGTCAAGGCCTACCTGGCACCGGCGATCCAGGTCCCGAATGCAGGCGGGAAGCGCGAGGTGATCGGCTCACGCCCCACGGTCAGCGTGCTCAGTGGCCAACCTTCGAGCATCCCCGTGCGGCTCTGGAACCCTTACTCGCAGCAGCTTGAGGGCACCTTGACGCTTGACCTCCCGGCGGGCTGGACTGCTCAGCGCGAGCTTGCGTTCTCGGTCGCACCAGGGCAGACGCAGGTCGTGAACTTCCCGGTGACGGTGCCCACGGAGGTGCAGCCCGGAGCCTTCCCACAGCGCCTCACTGTGCGCTATGCCTGGGCCAAGCTGCCCGTGGTGCAAAAGCCGATGGTTCTCTCGGTCTTCAGCCGAGAGAGCGTGGGGAACCTGCTCAAGAACGGGGACTTCGAGGCGGTGGAGGCCGATGGCGTCACTCCGCAGGTCTGGCGGGGCACCAACGCAAGGGCCTTCCCGGCCAAGGACCTTGGCCTCGGTCTCGGACGCAAGGTCCTGCGCTTCGAGAACGCGCCGACCTGGGCGCACCAGTCCCAACAGCTCAAGCTCCAGGGCGGCCTCACCTATCTGTACACAGCCTGGGTCTGGAATCAGGGCATGCAGGGCGGCTCCAACATCAGCCAGACCATGACCGACGGTTCGCGTCGCGACCTGTACGACAAGCAGGTGCTCGACATCGGCGACAGCACGCCCTACTGGCAGGTCTTCACCTGTCGGTACAAGGCTCCGGTCGATCTCGCGACCGTGGGCTTCGTACCGGTGACTCAGGGCTCCGGCTGGGCGGCCTACGACAACCTGCGGGTGACGGTCTTCGAGGGCACCGACTACGCCGCCGAGGCGTGGCGCGTTGCCAAGCCTCCGACGATCGACGGCAAGCTGGACGACTGGGACCTGAAGTGCCCGGTCCCGCTCATCGGTCGCAACCAACTCCAGGTCCACGACGCGGGCTATCAGTGGACGCCGCAGAACCTCAACGGTGTGGCCTATCTGGCCTGGGACACGAAGAACCTGTACCTCGCCGTGCAGGTCCTCGACGACCAGCACCGAACCGCCGGCGAGGGCGAGACCGTCACCGACGGCGACAGCCTGATCCTGGCCTTCGACCCCTCGGCGGGTGGCACGACCGGTTCCCGTGAGGCGGCTGCGTACTATGTCTCTTCGCAGTCACCCACGGGTGGCAGCGGCACCGTCACGCTCTGGCGCTCACGCCAGCACAGCGGAGGGAGACCCTCGGGGCATCTGGCGCGCGACTCCTCGGTGTACGAAATTGTCGTCAAGCCCGGTGACGGAGGCTGCGTCTACGAGATGCGGCTTCCCCTGAGCGAGCTGGGCGGCATCTCCGGCGCCTTCGCCACCAAGCTCGGGGGCTCGATCCAGCTCAACGACAACGACGGGAAGGGCCTCGCGGCGCAGATGAACTGGGGTGGAGGTCTGAGCCCGACCTGGGCGCCAGCCTCCTTCGGACGCATCACCCTGGTGGAGTAGCCGAAGGGCCAGGCGCCAACAGCAAGCGACATCGGCCGGCTGCTCTTGTCACGGGCAGCCGGTCGTTTCTATGCCTCGTCGAAGGACAGCACTGCCACGTCTCCGGGCTTCAGCCGAACCCCTTCTGCGAAGCCCAGGAACCGGTGCTCGTGCCAGCCCGTTCCGCGGCAATTGCAGGGCTCGGAGTGGACGGTGACGCGCAGCTCTTCCTTCCCTACCCGGACCGTCGTTTCCTCACCCGGAGCGGCGACCTTCTGCCAGTGGGTCTTGGGCAAGCAGACACAGAGACCGAAGTCCTCTCTGCAGAGCACCTTCCGTCGGATCGGAGCAGACATGCGCTGTAGCGGCCTCCCCTGAGCTGCCTTCGCAAGTGACTGTCACATCCTCGTTGCTGCGCACTTCGCGCCGGATCGCCGAACACCTCTCCTCCCGGCAGAGGTATCTGGCAACGCGGGCCGGAAGTAGACTCTCGTGCGAACTCGGCCCATGCCACCGCAGCCCAGGCCCTCAGTCGTCGCGCCAAGGGAGTGACCCCGATGACCCGCAGCATCCTGGTGAAGGGCGCCGTGCTCCTTGCGATCCTGCTGACCGCTACCTGCCTGGCCCAGCAACCGACGACGATGGCGGTGCCCAATGCCGGACTCGAGGAGGGTGTTGAGGGGCCGACGGGATGGACAGCCTCGGCCGGTGAGGGCGGAGAAGGGGCCTTCGCCTGGGACACCGAGCACAAGCACTCGGGGAACCGGTCCTACCGCGTCACCAAGCTCGGCAGTGGCGGCCACACACTTCTCTCCGGCCCGATGGTCAGCGTCGAGCCCGGCAAGACTGTTCGCGTCACCGCCTGGGTCTACCCTCTCAAGAACCTCCGCCGCGGCGTCTACTTCATGATCAGCCAGTACCCCACCGGCAAGGATCAGTGGGACCTGCCCAACACCTTCGGCGACACCAGCCAGCCGCTTGTAGCCGGTGAATGGCAGCAACTCTCGGTGCTGGTCCAGGTCAGGCCCGGCAACGACCGCCTGCGCATCCAGTGCGTTCAGGCCTTTGCACCCTCCGACCTGTGCTGGGATGACTTCGCCGTCACCGACGCCGCGGCAATCCCTGAGACTAAGCCGCGCTACGAACCGCCGGTCAAGGAGATGGTCCCAGACCTGGAAGCTGCGAAGGCGGTCGTCGCTCGTCGTGCGCGTGCGCAGGTCCGTGTCGAGCAGATCGCCGGTCGACCGCGGCTGTTCGTCGACGGTAAGGCGACCCCCTGGGCCTGGTATGTGAGCCCCTTCTGGAACCCGCAGGACGCCCAGGTTGGCGACTTCCTGCGGGCCGGAGTCCGCGTGTACCTGGTCCCGCTCGTTCTCGGCTCGGGAGTGTATGGCGAACGCGGCCCCTGGAAGGGTCCCGGGCGCTATGACTTCGCCGAGGTCGATGACCTGCTGTGGCGCATCCTGCGCGTTGACCCCGAGGGCTACGTGGTCTTCTACATGGCCTGCGACCCCTACCGCGACTGGGGCCGAGACAATCCCGATGACGTCACCTGCGACCAGAACGGCCGCAAGGCGATTGTCGACATGCACCCGAAACGCTGGGGTGACGATCCGCAGGGGCGTGAACGCTTCGGGCCGTCGCTGGTCTCCCTGAAGCTGCGGGAAGACGTCTCGGGCTGCCTGCGAGCGTTGGTCAAGCACGTCGAGTCAAGCGAACCGGGGAAGGCCGTGATCGGTTACCACGTAGCGGGGCTGAACGATGGCCAGTGGTTCCAGTGGGCCAGGTACGACCCCGCAGACCTGCACCTCGCCGACTACTGCCCTGGTGCCCAGGCCTCCTTCCGCTCGTGGCTCAGGAATCGCTACCACGGCGACGAGGCCGCCTTCCGCAAGGCCTGGAGGAACCCGAACCTGACCTTCGAGACCGCACGAGTTCCCGCGGGCGACCGCCTCTGGGCCGACGGCGACCTCCTCGACCCGGCAACCCACCAGGATGTGGCCGACCACACGCGCTTCTACAGCGAGGGCGTGGCCGAGAACGTACTGGCCCTTGCGTCGCTCCTGAAGGCGGAGACGCCACGACGCGTCCTCTGCGGCACCTACTACGAGGACATCACCTGCAACTCCGCCAACCATGTCGCCCTGGGACGGCTGCTGGAGGGCGATGCCCTGGACTACCTTGCAGGGCCCGCTGCCTACGGCATCCGCATGGCCGGTTTCCAGGGCGCGGTTCGGTCGGTCTTCGGCTCCACGCTCCTGCACGGCAAGACCTACCTCACCGAGCAGGACTGGCGCTCCTGGCACTCGGTGCCGGACAGTCCCGCCAACAACCTCGCCTGGGGACGCGCCGAGACGGCCGAAATCCACAACGCCATGGTGCGTCGCGAGTGCGGGATGATGCTGGCCTTCGGCACCGGCACCTGGTGGTATGACATGAGCGGCGGCTGGTTCCGCGACGACCAGATCATGGCCGGAATCGCCGAAGCCCTGCGAGCCTTCGGTCGCGACCTCTCCCTCACCGAGCCTCCTCGCGCAGACCTCGCTGTGATCGTCAGTGAGGAGAGCGACAGCTATGTCACGCCCAAGATGGGAGGCGCATACCGCTATGGCGGCGTGCTTCAGCAGATTCAGGAACTCAACACCGCCGGAGTACCGTACCGTCTCTACCTGCAGTCAGACCTGGGGGCCATGAAGCTCCCTGAGCACCGCGCCTACCTGTTCCTGAACCCCTACCTGCTTACGGACACGGAGCGTCGCGCCGTCGAGAGTCTCAAGCGCGACGGCAAGCTGCTCCTCTTCGTCCACGCCCCCGGTGTAGTGGGTGCGGCCGACCCGGCGCAGGCGATCACGACGCTCTCGGGAATCACTGTACGCAGCGCTCCCGAGATCACCACACTGTCTGCCGTAGCCGATAGCGGTGACCACCCGCTTTTGAAGGCGATGAACGGAGACCTGACCTTCTCCGGTGGACTCAAGGGACCGGCCTTCGAGGTCACCGACCCGAAGGCCGTCTCCTTGGGCCACTACCAGGGCACTGCGAAGGTCGCCTGCGCTGCTCGGGACTTCGGCGACTGGAAGGCCGTGTTCGCCGGCTGCCCCGGGCTGAGCGCGAGCTTCCTGCACGCTCTGGCGCAGTGGTCGGGCTGCTGGACGGCCTCGGAGCCGGGCGATGCGGTGTATGCCAACCAGCGCATTCTCACGGTCCACGCGCTCTACCCGGGTGAGAAGGTCCTTCGGCCGCTGGTCCGCTCCAAGGTCACCGACCTGACCTCCGGCCAGGTCCTCAGTGAGTCTGCCACCGAGATTCGCCTGAACCTGCGCCGTGGTGAGACGCGCTGGTTCTGGCTGGACCCGGCGCAGTAGAAAGGGCCGATCGCTGCCGCTTGCCCGAGGAGGACCCCTGGCGCCAAAGGAGAAGTCCGCGCTCTGCCCTGGCGCACACGACTGCGTTCCGAGCCGACGCCCCCAATCACGAGTAGTCTCTGCGAAGGAGTGCTGCCCGATGCGTTACGTACTGCTCGCCGCTGTGCTGGTTCTCTGCCTTCCCTGTTCCTGGTCCCAGACGGAAGCGCCGGTTACCCTCGGCGGCGTAACCTACGACCGAGTAGACCCTGGCGAGCCCTTCACCGAGGCCGCCAAGCCGGTACAGGACTGGGCACCACCTGCTCCCACGGCCACTGAGGCGGCGGCCGGGATGCTCGCCTACGTCGCACCCGATCCCGGGGAGTACCGTCCGTACCGGATCCCCCGGCCACAGGAGCGAACCGATCGGCTGCAGGTGTTCCTCTCCCCTGGTGAGGACGAGCCGGTCACCTTCGCCGTCTACAGTCTCGCCGAGCTCAAGGGCCTGACCATCACCGCGGATCTCAAGAACGCCCCGGTGACGATCGACCTCCGTCAGGAGCACTGCTGGCCGCAGCGCACCGGCTGGCGCTCGCGGCAGTGGTACACCACGCCCGAGTTGCTGTTGCCCTGTGCCGACGGCAAAAAGACGGTTCCCTACCAGCGCGGCGTCCTCAAGGAAGTCCCCTTCGACCTTGCTGCCGGGGAGAGCCAGGGGTTCTGGCTGACCCTCAGTGCTTCGGCAGAGGCCAAGCCGGGACGCTACGAGGCTCTCGTCTCTGTGGCAGCCGCCGGCAAGCCGGCGCTGCGGCTTCCCCTCACGATCGAGGTCCTTCCCATCAAGCTGCAGCGTCCGGCTGACCGCTCCTGGCTGATCTACGCCGACTCTTCCCGCTGGGACCGGATGAGCGAAGACCAGGCGCTGGCCGAACTCAGGGACTTCCGTCGCCACGGGATGGATGGTCTGGTCGAGGGGAACCTGGGCACGCCGGACGTCTCGGAGCTCCGCCAGGGCAAGGTCACTTACGATGCCTCGCGCTATCGCAAGTACACGGAGTTGTGCCGCAAGGCGGGCATGGACGGCCCGCACGTCATCAACTCGGCCGGCCCCAACCTGGTGAAGAGCACTCTGGGAATCACGGCGGACCTGAACAAGGGCCAGTGGCCGCCGGAGGTGACGGCGGGCGTTCAGGCGATCGCGAAGGCCGCCGTGGCAGCCACGGCTGACATCCCTGCGAAGTGGTACTACTACGGCGTCGATGAGCCGACCGGCGACAACACCTACGCGATCCAGGACTACCAGGCCTGGCATGACGGCGGCGCACAGACCTACGCCACCTTCTACGTCCCCAGTTTCCTTGAGAAGGCCAGTGCCTACCTGACCGCCCCCTGCTTCGTCGTCGGCCTCGTCAGCAACGAGAAGAGAGCCCAGGAGGCCCGCGAAGCCTGTGAGAAGACCGGCGCCGAGTTCTGGTGGTACGGGACAGGCTCCTACGTGAACCCCTTCCCGCAGGAGGGTTACCTGTGGCACAACCGCTATGGCGCCGGGCTGCTGTTCTGGAAGACCGGCGCACGGGCCGAGGTGACCTGGACCTTCTGCCGCCCGCACGAGGATGTGTTCAACGACTTCGACGGGAGCCGCGCGAACAGCGGCGAGCCCAAGGAGCAGTGCACGGCGTACCCGCACTTCCTCAAGCCGGAGGACTGGTTCACCTACCAGGGCGCGGTTCCGACCATCGCCTGGGAGGCCCTGCGCGAAGGCGTGGACGACTACCTGTACCTGTACACGCTCACCAGCCTGATCAAGCAGGCCCAGGCCAGCCCGATTGCAGCCGCACAGAAAGCGGCCGAGGAGGCTCAGGCCACGCTGCACGGCCTCGTCGACAGTGTGCCCTGGGCAAACCCCATGGGCCCGGTTGGCTTCGAGACCAAGCGGCTGCAGCAGGTCCGGCGCATGGTTGCGGATCGCATCCTCGGCCTCCAGGCAGCCCTTGCGGGACAGGCCTACAATCCGCCCTCCTTGCGCGGGGAGCAGTTCAGCCTGCGAGTGAAGACCCGTCAGGTGCCGGCGGGCGCCTCGCTGCCGGTGATGTCGGCCGCCTCGACCACCACCGCGCCGACCATCGACGGCAAGCTGGACGATGACTGTTGGCAGAGCGCTGGTGTTGCGGGGAGCTTCGTGGACATCCGCGACGGTGAACCGGCGAAGCTGGCAACCACGGCCCGTCTTCTCGTTGACGACAAGGCCCTCTACGTAGGGTTCGATTGCCCCGAACCGCGCATGGGGGCGGTCGAGGCTAAGGAGAAGCAGCATGACGGAACGGTCTGGCTGGAGGACGAGGTGGAGCTATTCGTCGGCGGGGCTGCCCGCAGGCCCTATGCGCATCTGATCGTGACCACCGCGAACGTGGTCCTCGATGAACGTAACCAGGACATGCAGGCCTGGAATCCGAAGCTTCAGACCGCCGTGCACAAGGGTGCCGACCGCTGGTCGGTGGAGATCGCTATCCCCTGGTCGGAGTTGGCCGCAGCGGGAGTGAACCGCGAACCGATCATGGCCTTCAACTTCGCCCGGGCTCGTCACACCGGCGCCGACC
The sequence above is drawn from the Armatimonadia bacterium genome and encodes:
- a CDS encoding NEW3 domain-containing protein; its protein translation is DLHYQKTDGTSGGFYANDWRPKPDIQGEGQCTFTVPIRPVENLATVTLILFTAPGGEWAKQTRLVTSSPLPVVDTDPGYTIWSKQVRWNKSWIAFDWTSLQKPLTEGDKLQVTLEYYLDPADHYKQTTLNLEALGPRVPKPGVPEPISFANTQHLWYGAQKAVIQPGRGSHTFTLTIPKTQPQNSLLMLALFNESRGKRWPWDVRASVGYQRKGGFFELETTKPANLFTYDESVRILARLKQAATPGTSRVLRYTVHDAERNQVASGEVPFTVEREGQTIPVDVQLTRRGTFLFHAEVDGWESRETTFCRIPDVMKLTGGAPTPFGMTVHCAPSLEPRTRRTFEAARLLGLTNCRSFTEWTTLQPGPDTYAFPYWESFFNTVQELGIDTTLCIYNPPAWVMPQGQMIGYRMFDCDLPAFGKMVKTVSERYKGKFGGWEWLNEICPGGTADSVGDYVKLCRAGVEAARSVDPKLRSVMAGGLWPRNFRLDVLNAGAGKYIDTLPIHYGNGSGIQEARDDLTSFGLDQVAVWDNESAGEMIQWDKPGLDVVSETTKSNWVLNQWTDELCAGAQKLIYFGGQGNAIGDFDYLLADHSPLPVAATLAVFSSKLWDAKPLGLFTSEGKAGVFHVFEHQGKPVIVASTNEPAGEEVALAVGTPEVVLTDHQGNETRIATRDGVAALPLKPLRCFVEGADLDVVKAYLAPAIQVPNAGGKREVIGSRPTVSVLSGQPSSIPVRLWNPYSQQLEGTLTLDLPAGWTAQRELAFSVAPGQTQVVNFPVTVPTEVQPGAFPQRLTVRYAWAKLPVVQKPMVLSVFSRESVGNLLKNGDFEAVEADGVTPQVWRGTNARAFPAKDLGLGLGRKVLRFENAPTWAHQSQQLKLQGGLTYLYTAWVWNQGMQGGSNISQTMTDGSRRDLYDKQVLDIGDSTPYWQVFTCRYKAPVDLATVGFVPVTQGSGWAAYDNLRVTVFEGTDYAAEAWRVAKPPTIDGKLDDWDLKCPVPLIGRNQLQVHDAGYQWTPQNLNGVAYLAWDTKNLYLAVQVLDDQHRTAGEGETVTDGDSLILAFDPSAGGTTGSREAAAYYVSSQSPTGGSGTVTLWRSRQHSGGRPSGHLARDSSVYEIVVKPGDGGCVYEMRLPLSELGGISGAFATKLGGSIQLNDNDGKGLAAQMNWGGGLSPTWAPASFGRITLVE
- a CDS encoding beta-galactosidase, which codes for MTRSILVKGAVLLAILLTATCLAQQPTTMAVPNAGLEEGVEGPTGWTASAGEGGEGAFAWDTEHKHSGNRSYRVTKLGSGGHTLLSGPMVSVEPGKTVRVTAWVYPLKNLRRGVYFMISQYPTGKDQWDLPNTFGDTSQPLVAGEWQQLSVLVQVRPGNDRLRIQCVQAFAPSDLCWDDFAVTDAAAIPETKPRYEPPVKEMVPDLEAAKAVVARRARAQVRVEQIAGRPRLFVDGKATPWAWYVSPFWNPQDAQVGDFLRAGVRVYLVPLVLGSGVYGERGPWKGPGRYDFAEVDDLLWRILRVDPEGYVVFYMACDPYRDWGRDNPDDVTCDQNGRKAIVDMHPKRWGDDPQGRERFGPSLVSLKLREDVSGCLRALVKHVESSEPGKAVIGYHVAGLNDGQWFQWARYDPADLHLADYCPGAQASFRSWLRNRYHGDEAAFRKAWRNPNLTFETARVPAGDRLWADGDLLDPATHQDVADHTRFYSEGVAENVLALASLLKAETPRRVLCGTYYEDITCNSANHVALGRLLEGDALDYLAGPAAYGIRMAGFQGAVRSVFGSTLLHGKTYLTEQDWRSWHSVPDSPANNLAWGRAETAEIHNAMVRRECGMMLAFGTGTWWYDMSGGWFRDDQIMAGIAEALRAFGRDLSLTEPPRADLAVIVSEESDSYVTPKMGGAYRYGGVLQQIQELNTAGVPYRLYLQSDLGAMKLPEHRAYLFLNPYLLTDTERRAVESLKRDGKLLLFVHAPGVVGAADPAQAITTLSGITVRSAPEITTLSAVADSGDHPLLKAMNGDLTFSGGLKGPAFEVTDPKAVSLGHYQGTAKVACAARDFGDWKAVFAGCPGLSASFLHALAQWSGCWTASEPGDAVYANQRILTVHALYPGEKVLRPLVRSKVTDLTSGQVLSESATEIRLNLRRGETRWFWLDPAQ
- a CDS encoding carbohydrate-binding family 9-like protein; protein product: MRYVLLAAVLVLCLPCSWSQTEAPVTLGGVTYDRVDPGEPFTEAAKPVQDWAPPAPTATEAAAGMLAYVAPDPGEYRPYRIPRPQERTDRLQVFLSPGEDEPVTFAVYSLAELKGLTITADLKNAPVTIDLRQEHCWPQRTGWRSRQWYTTPELLLPCADGKKTVPYQRGVLKEVPFDLAAGESQGFWLTLSASAEAKPGRYEALVSVAAAGKPALRLPLTIEVLPIKLQRPADRSWLIYADSSRWDRMSEDQALAELRDFRRHGMDGLVEGNLGTPDVSELRQGKVTYDASRYRKYTELCRKAGMDGPHVINSAGPNLVKSTLGITADLNKGQWPPEVTAGVQAIAKAAVAATADIPAKWYYYGVDEPTGDNTYAIQDYQAWHDGGAQTYATFYVPSFLEKASAYLTAPCFVVGLVSNEKRAQEAREACEKTGAEFWWYGTGSYVNPFPQEGYLWHNRYGAGLLFWKTGARAEVTWTFCRPHEDVFNDFDGSRANSGEPKEQCTAYPHFLKPEDWFTYQGAVPTIAWEALREGVDDYLYLYTLTSLIKQAQASPIAAAQKAAEEAQATLHGLVDSVPWANPMGPVGFETKRLQQVRRMVADRILGLQAALAGQAYNPPSLRGEQFSLRVKTRQVPAGASLPVMSAASTTTAPTIDGKLDDDCWQSAGVAGSFVDIRDGEPAKLATTARLLVDDKALYVGFDCPEPRMGAVEAKEKQHDGTVWLEDEVELFVGGAARRPYAHLIVTTANVVLDERNQDMQAWNPKLQTAVHKGADRWSVEIAIPWSELAAAGVNREPIMAFNFARARHTGADPQTHTAWSCTYNGLHIPERFGLALMQPQTVALEELRAPAAWGAQSLGITLRNTSTAPASAEVAVRGAGRQVAGLAPGEKRKFEIPVNFHRAGDRRLNVSWGVCGQSASHLQVPATIPEPMAVALTGALVSPGGAVDASVSLGLSPCERKVHQLVVRVTDSRGTQECRLPAWPGLAVNLPVRAAGSAQVKVLLLDSTGKTVAESPAHRVMVLAD